From Streptomyces chrestomyceticus JCM 4735, one genomic window encodes:
- a CDS encoding MarR family winged helix-turn-helix transcriptional regulator → MDSSPPDADIDALVEVTAEVFAVNGRLLREGDWLSAHAGLTSARWQVAGLLLDGPSTVARLARERGLRRQAVQQTVDRLRAEGVVTTRPNPQDQRSPLVELTPGGRQALDDLRPLEQRWLEHLAGDIPSEDLHVALSVLRRLRENLDVRPVLDGRTAGDVRAAGDAHETADGRTSVDARTAVEPGAGQQTS, encoded by the coding sequence ATGGATTCCTCACCCCCGGACGCGGACATCGACGCCCTGGTCGAGGTGACCGCCGAGGTCTTCGCGGTCAACGGCCGCCTGCTGCGCGAAGGGGACTGGCTCTCCGCCCACGCGGGGCTGACCTCGGCGCGCTGGCAGGTGGCGGGACTGCTGCTGGACGGGCCGTCGACGGTGGCCCGCCTGGCCCGGGAGCGAGGACTGCGGCGGCAGGCGGTCCAGCAGACCGTCGACCGCCTACGGGCCGAAGGCGTCGTGACGACCCGCCCCAACCCGCAGGACCAGCGCAGCCCGCTGGTCGAACTCACCCCGGGCGGCCGGCAGGCCCTGGACGATCTCCGCCCCCTGGAACAGCGCTGGCTGGAGCACCTGGCCGGGGACATCCCGTCCGAGGACCTGCACGTCGCCCTCTCGGTGCTGCGTCGGCTGCGGGAGAACTTGGACGTTCGGCCGGTGCTGGATGGTCGTACGGCGGGGGATGTCCGTGCGGCAGGGGATGCCCATGAGACGGCGGATGGTCGTACGTCGGTGGACGCCCGTACGGCGGTGGAGCCCGGCGCGGGGCAGCAGACGTCCTGA
- a CDS encoding amidase family protein: MTAATDEDPAPRTAYEVAAEVAAGRLTARGHAARALQPHRLSHARDLRAFISVEPPGVLADAERADRARTDVGAQLPLRGVLLAVKDNIDVAGLPTTGGTPALRRHRPARDAAAVRALRDAGAVVLGKANMHELAFGATSDNHAYGRVRNPWRPDRLAGGSSGGTAAAVAAGLVTAGLGTETGCSVRLPAALCGVVGFRPTTGRYPAQGVLPLSWTRDTIGVLAHTVEDVCLLDAVITGTHPAHPARSASPPDPRTVLRGLRFGAPRHPFRDGIAPPLLAALDARLAELAAAGATIVEDELPAGTASHVAAAGLPIALYETSRALDGYLREHDLPLRFADVAARIASPDVARLLRPLPGHGPTEDAYEQALTVHRPALDALLHAHLADRGLDVLLLPTAPVTAPRLLPGEHILLAGRPVPAFPALLRNTDPSSIVGWPAITLPAVRDAHGLPFGIDLQAPAGRDLPLLQIARACAALWGLPRRGRVAPLR, encoded by the coding sequence ATGACCGCTGCCACTGACGAGGACCCCGCCCCACGGACGGCGTACGAGGTGGCCGCCGAGGTGGCGGCGGGACGGCTCACGGCGCGCGGACACGCGGCCCGGGCGTTGCAGCCCCATCGCCTGTCCCACGCCCGTGACCTGCGTGCCTTCATCAGCGTGGAGCCGCCCGGCGTGCTCGCCGACGCGGAACGCGCCGACCGTGCCCGTACGGACGTCGGCGCGCAACTCCCTCTGCGCGGCGTACTTCTGGCGGTCAAGGACAACATCGACGTGGCCGGGCTGCCCACCACCGGCGGAACACCGGCACTGCGCCGGCACCGCCCGGCGCGTGACGCCGCCGCGGTGCGGGCACTGCGCGACGCGGGCGCGGTCGTCCTGGGCAAGGCCAACATGCACGAGCTGGCCTTCGGCGCGACCAGCGACAATCACGCGTACGGCCGGGTGCGCAACCCCTGGCGGCCCGACCGCCTGGCGGGCGGCAGCAGCGGCGGTACCGCCGCTGCCGTGGCGGCCGGCCTGGTCACGGCCGGGCTCGGCACCGAGACGGGATGTTCCGTACGCCTCCCGGCCGCCCTGTGCGGGGTGGTGGGTTTCCGCCCGACGACCGGCCGTTATCCCGCGCAGGGCGTGCTGCCCCTGTCGTGGACCCGGGACACCATCGGCGTCCTGGCGCACACCGTCGAGGACGTCTGCCTCCTGGACGCCGTCATCACCGGCACGCACCCCGCCCACCCCGCGCGCTCGGCGTCGCCGCCCGACCCCCGTACCGTACTGCGCGGCCTGCGGTTCGGCGCTCCACGGCACCCCTTCCGGGACGGCATCGCCCCGCCGCTGCTCGCGGCACTGGACGCCAGGCTCGCCGAACTCGCCGCCGCCGGGGCCACCATCGTCGAAGACGAACTGCCCGCCGGGACAGCGTCCCACGTGGCGGCCGCCGGACTGCCCATCGCCCTGTACGAGACGTCCCGCGCCCTCGACGGGTATCTCCGCGAGCACGATCTGCCCCTGCGCTTCGCCGATGTCGCCGCCCGGATCGCGAGCCCGGACGTGGCCCGGCTCCTGCGCCCGCTGCCCGGTCACGGACCGACCGAAGACGCGTACGAGCAGGCGCTGACGGTCCACCGTCCCGCACTCGACGCCCTGTTGCACGCCCACCTCGCCGACCGCGGGCTCGACGTACTCCTGCTGCCCACCGCCCCCGTGACCGCGCCACGCCTGCTCCCCGGCGAACACATCCTGCTCGCAGGCCGTCCGGTACCGGCGTTCCCCGCCCTCCTGCGCAACACCGACCCGTCGAGCATCGTCGGCTGGCCCGCCATCACCCTGCCCGCCGTCCGCGACGCACATGGGCTCCCCTTCGGCATCGACCTCCAGGCCCCGGCTGGCAGGGACTTGCCCCTCTTGCAGATCGCGCGCGCCTGCGCGGCACTGTGGGGCCTGCCGCGCCGGGGCAGGGTGGCACCCCTCCGGTAG
- a CDS encoding TetR/AcrR family transcriptional regulator → MAPRVGLTPDRLTRAGAELADEAGFEEVTVSALARRFGVKVASLYSHVKNSHDLKTRIALLALEELADRGDAALAGRAGKDALAALANVYRDYAREHPGRYAAAQLRLDPETAAASAGVRHARMTRAILRGYDLTEPDQTHAVRLLGSVFHGYVSLELGGGFSHSAPDSDETWSRVLDALDALLRNWPAPQLP, encoded by the coding sequence ATGGCCCCACGCGTAGGGCTCACCCCGGACCGGTTGACCCGGGCGGGAGCGGAGCTGGCCGACGAGGCCGGGTTCGAGGAAGTGACCGTCTCGGCGCTGGCCAGGCGGTTCGGCGTCAAGGTCGCGAGCCTGTACTCCCACGTGAAGAACTCGCACGACCTCAAGACCCGGATCGCCCTGCTCGCCCTGGAAGAACTCGCCGACCGGGGCGACGCCGCACTGGCCGGCCGGGCGGGCAAGGACGCCCTGGCCGCGCTGGCCAATGTCTACCGCGACTACGCGCGGGAGCACCCCGGCCGGTACGCGGCGGCGCAACTGCGACTCGACCCGGAGACGGCCGCCGCCAGTGCCGGTGTCCGGCACGCCCGGATGACGCGGGCGATCCTGCGCGGCTACGACCTGACGGAGCCGGACCAGACGCACGCGGTCCGGCTGCTGGGCAGCGTCTTCCACGGCTACGTCAGCCTGGAGCTGGGAGGCGGGTTCAGCCACAGCGCCCCCGACTCGGACGAGACCTGGTCCCGGGTCCTGGACGCCCTCGACGCCCTGCTGCGGAACTGGCCGGCGCCGCAACTGCCCTGA
- a CDS encoding amidase family protein, translating into MIPRRTLLIASTGITTPAAASAPSSPRPGPRPGFRKADAEALHLAPARVQVAALCRREISSRDLLEQYLRHIAQANPHVSAIVTLDADAARAAADRADRHLAETGRPLGPLHGLPMTVKDALETKGMRTTSGSPDLSSHIPDRDADAVALLRAAGAVLIGKTNVPVMCQDIQTSNPLFGTTDNPYDSTRTAGGSSGGAAAAVATGLTSLEVGSDLAGSLRLPAAYCGVHALRTSRGTAPVVPVRGHIPRLPGWATSSDMVTLGPMARTADDLDLLLDVLVAPALADRGGWTITLPAPTRAELSQYRVGVWADDAYCRVDAETRALLDQVTTLLRSVGASVDDTTRPVDFAESNTLFQRLLFATGSATATDSAFAADVAAAEKIPADDPAGLFLHSRTMRHRDWCVADEARQQLRAAWDRYFAGHDVLITPAAPTAAVPDQTGTPPPQRFITVDGVKRPFFDQTSWVNLASLVGLPSVVVPAGRTADGLPLAVQIIGPYLADRTLVAMAKHLAPHLPGPGRPPAARTA; encoded by the coding sequence ATGATCCCCCGCCGCACCCTGCTCATCGCCTCCACCGGCATCACCACACCGGCCGCCGCGAGCGCCCCCTCCTCCCCTCGGCCCGGGCCCCGGCCCGGCTTCCGGAAGGCCGACGCCGAGGCGCTCCACCTGGCGCCCGCGCGCGTTCAGGTCGCCGCACTGTGCCGACGCGAGATCAGCAGCCGTGACCTCCTGGAGCAGTACCTCCGGCACATCGCGCAAGCCAACCCGCACGTCAGCGCCATCGTGACCCTCGACGCCGACGCCGCACGCGCCGCCGCGGACCGGGCGGACCGGCACCTCGCCGAGACCGGCCGGCCCCTCGGCCCCCTGCACGGGCTCCCGATGACGGTCAAGGACGCCCTGGAGACGAAGGGCATGCGCACCACCAGCGGTTCCCCCGACCTCTCCAGCCACATACCGGACCGGGACGCCGACGCCGTCGCCCTGCTGCGCGCCGCCGGTGCCGTCCTCATCGGCAAGACGAACGTGCCGGTCATGTGCCAGGACATCCAGACGTCGAACCCCCTCTTCGGGACGACGGACAACCCGTACGACAGCACCAGGACCGCGGGCGGCTCCTCCGGTGGCGCGGCCGCCGCCGTCGCCACCGGCCTCACCAGTCTTGAAGTCGGCTCCGACCTCGCCGGTTCGCTGCGCCTGCCGGCCGCGTACTGCGGTGTGCACGCGTTGCGGACCTCCCGCGGCACCGCGCCCGTCGTGCCCGTACGCGGCCACATCCCCCGCCTGCCCGGCTGGGCCACCAGCAGCGACATGGTCACCCTCGGCCCGATGGCCCGTACGGCCGACGACCTCGACCTCCTCCTGGACGTGCTGGTCGCGCCCGCCCTCGCCGACCGGGGCGGATGGACGATCACGCTCCCGGCCCCCACGAGGGCCGAACTGTCCCAGTACCGCGTCGGCGTCTGGGCGGACGACGCCTACTGCCGCGTCGACGCCGAGACCCGTGCGCTGCTCGATCAGGTCACCACGCTGCTGCGCTCCGTCGGTGCGAGCGTCGACGACACCACCCGGCCCGTCGACTTCGCCGAGAGCAACACCCTGTTCCAGCGGCTCCTGTTCGCCACGGGCTCCGCCACCGCCACGGACAGCGCGTTCGCCGCCGACGTGGCGGCGGCGGAGAAGATCCCCGCCGACGACCCGGCCGGTCTGTTCCTGCACTCCCGGACGATGCGGCACCGGGACTGGTGCGTCGCCGACGAGGCGCGGCAGCAGCTACGGGCCGCGTGGGACCGCTACTTCGCCGGCCATGACGTCCTGATCACCCCGGCGGCGCCGACGGCGGCCGTGCCCGACCAGACCGGCACCCCGCCGCCGCAGCGGTTCATCACGGTGGACGGTGTGAAGCGCCCGTTCTTCGACCAGACGAGCTGGGTCAACCTGGCGAGCCTGGTGGGCCTGCCGTCCGTGGTCGTGCCGGCCGGCCGGACCGCCGACGGGCTGCCGCTGGCCGTTCAGATCATCGGCCCCTACCTGGCGGACCGCACACTCGTCGCCATGGCGAAGCACCTCGCGCCGCATCTGCCCGGGCCCGGCCGGCCGCCCGCCGCCCGGACGGCCTGA
- a CDS encoding 3-hydroxybutyrate dehydrogenase produces the protein MTNVFPASVPMPSADVHLGGRTALVTGGGSGIGKACAVALAAAHATVHVVDKDGESAKAVAAETGGRAHVVDLADPAAIESLPAEVDILVNNAGFQHVAPLTEFPPERFALMQQVMVTAPFLLLRRTLPHMYANGWGRVVNISSVHGLRASAYKSAYVAAKHALEGLSKVTAIEGAEHGVTSNCVNPGYVRTPLVEKQVGDQAAAHGIDASDVLTDILLARSPIKRLLEPEEVAAAVLWLCSPHTAYINGASVPLDGGWGAG, from the coding sequence ATGACGAACGTCTTTCCCGCCTCCGTGCCCATGCCCTCCGCCGACGTGCACCTCGGCGGACGTACCGCCCTGGTGACCGGTGGCGGCAGCGGCATCGGCAAGGCGTGCGCGGTGGCGCTGGCGGCGGCGCACGCCACGGTGCACGTGGTCGACAAGGACGGCGAGTCGGCCAAGGCCGTGGCCGCCGAGACCGGCGGCCGGGCGCACGTCGTCGACCTGGCCGATCCCGCCGCGATCGAGTCCTTGCCGGCCGAGGTCGACATTCTCGTCAACAACGCCGGGTTCCAGCATGTGGCTCCGCTCACCGAGTTCCCTCCGGAGCGGTTCGCGCTCATGCAGCAGGTGATGGTGACCGCGCCGTTCCTGCTGCTGCGCCGCACACTGCCGCACATGTACGCGAACGGCTGGGGCCGCGTCGTCAACATCTCCAGCGTCCACGGGCTGCGGGCGAGCGCCTACAAGAGCGCCTATGTCGCCGCGAAGCACGCTCTGGAGGGGCTGAGCAAGGTCACCGCCATCGAAGGGGCGGAGCACGGCGTGACGAGCAACTGCGTCAACCCCGGTTACGTGCGGACGCCCCTGGTCGAGAAACAGGTCGGCGACCAGGCCGCGGCTCACGGGATCGACGCGTCGGACGTGCTCACCGACATCCTGCTGGCCCGGTCGCCGATCAAGCGGTTGCTGGAACCCGAGGAGGTCGCCGCGGCCGTGCTGTGGCTGTGCTCACCGCACACCGCGTACATCAACGGTGCTTCCGTCCCGCTGGACGGCGGCTGGGGAGCCGGCTGA
- a CDS encoding DUF3515 family protein: MLPGTARFAVCLVRPKKAWREVVAPSKKALITGGAVGGTALVAAGVLAFSLLPSPPEIESAPNAGHPLCADIARNYPRQLLGEDRTEANGEGVAVWGDSAVVLRCGMKPPKPTTDLCLNVNGVDWVLRSDASSEGEGGSKSKKTLLTYGRDPAVEVTVTAEAMTAAGDTLVDLGDTVRAIPQKAKCI; this comes from the coding sequence ATGTTGCCCGGCACGGCAAGATTTGCCGTTTGTCTTGTTCGACCGAAGAAGGCGTGGCGAGAAGTGGTTGCACCGTCGAAGAAGGCCCTCATCACGGGCGGGGCCGTGGGCGGAACCGCCCTCGTCGCGGCCGGGGTACTCGCCTTTTCGCTCCTTCCCTCCCCACCGGAAATCGAGAGCGCACCGAACGCGGGTCATCCGCTCTGCGCTGACATCGCCCGGAACTACCCGCGCCAACTCCTGGGCGAGGACCGAACCGAGGCGAACGGGGAGGGAGTTGCGGTCTGGGGAGATTCGGCGGTCGTCCTCCGCTGCGGCATGAAGCCGCCCAAGCCGACCACCGACTTGTGCCTCAACGTGAACGGAGTCGACTGGGTATTGCGCAGCGACGCGTCAAGCGAGGGCGAGGGCGGCAGCAAGAGCAAGAAGACCCTTCTCACCTACGGGCGTGATCCTGCCGTCGAAGTGACGGTGACGGCGGAGGCGATGACTGCTGCCGGCGACACGCTGGTCGACCTCGGCGACACGGTGCGGGCGATCCCGCAGAAGGCCAAATGCATTTAG
- a CDS encoding cupin domain-containing protein, which yields MTTHHEVQHHAPAPVSVTDAIAALPGPYQQHTLAGVNDTTAVRLARFEGAFPWHHHDEDELFLCWDGTFRIELEGRDPVELKAGELFVVPRGTRHRPVAEETAHVLLIEHPDTKQYGS from the coding sequence ATGACCACACACCACGAAGTCCAGCACCACGCCCCCGCACCGGTATCGGTCACCGACGCCATCGCCGCCCTCCCCGGCCCCTACCAGCAGCACACCCTGGCGGGGGTGAACGACACCACCGCCGTCCGTCTCGCACGGTTCGAAGGCGCCTTCCCCTGGCACCACCACGACGAGGACGAACTGTTCCTGTGCTGGGACGGCACCTTCCGGATCGAGCTGGAGGGCCGGGACCCGGTGGAGCTGAAGGCGGGCGAACTGTTCGTCGTCCCCCGGGGGACACGGCACCGCCCCGTGGCGGAGGAGACCGCGCACGTCCTGCTCATCGAGCACCCCGACACGAAGCAGTACGGAAGCTGA
- the otr(B) gene encoding oxytetracycline resistance efflux MFS transporter OtrB produces MSSAHPGTADEAAQTGGTFTHRQILTAMSGLLLAVFLAALDQTVVATAMRTVADDLHGQTEQAWATTAYLIASVLAMPFYGKLSDIHGRKPMYLIAIAVFVAGSVLCGTAGSMTELALYRAVQGLGGGGLMSLPTAVVADLAPVRERGRYFAFLQMAWVAASVVGPLAGGTFAEAGEVFGVDGWRWVFLLNVPLGLLALVTVRRALDLPHERREHRMDVLGAAALALFLVPLLIVAEQGRSWGWTAPVSLVLFALGAAGLALFIPVELRRGDEAVLPLRLFRRGGIALCSAVNFTIGVGIFGTVTTLPLFLQLVQGRTPTEAGLVVIPFMVGTIASQVVSGKLIADSGRFKKLAVVGLGSMAGALLTLAAAGPATPMWGITLTVGWLGIGIGLSQTVITLAMQNAAPKSQLGVANGASGLCRQIGGSTGIAVLFSVLFSVALGRLADLLHSGRFKALLTDPSVTGDPANHRFLAMVDPGRGTGIDLDDTSLLQGIDSRLAQSVTESFAHGFHVVFLAAGAVLLAGFVLTWFLRELDDGTRTPERALRAVK; encoded by the coding sequence GTGTCATCCGCGCATCCGGGCACCGCCGACGAGGCCGCCCAGACAGGCGGGACGTTCACCCACCGGCAGATCCTGACGGCCATGTCGGGACTGCTGCTGGCCGTCTTCCTCGCGGCCCTGGACCAGACGGTCGTCGCCACCGCGATGCGCACCGTCGCGGACGATCTCCACGGCCAGACGGAACAGGCGTGGGCGACGACCGCGTACCTCATCGCCTCCGTGCTGGCGATGCCCTTCTACGGCAAGCTCTCCGACATCCACGGGCGCAAGCCGATGTACCTCATCGCGATCGCCGTGTTCGTCGCCGGATCGGTCCTGTGCGGTACGGCCGGGTCGATGACCGAACTCGCCCTCTACCGGGCGGTCCAGGGGCTGGGCGGCGGCGGGCTGATGTCCCTGCCCACCGCGGTGGTCGCCGATCTCGCGCCGGTACGGGAGCGGGGGCGCTACTTCGCCTTCCTGCAGATGGCCTGGGTGGCGGCCAGTGTCGTCGGGCCGCTGGCGGGCGGGACCTTCGCGGAGGCCGGTGAGGTGTTCGGCGTGGACGGCTGGCGGTGGGTGTTCCTGCTGAACGTGCCGCTGGGGCTGCTGGCCCTGGTCACCGTACGCCGGGCCCTCGACCTGCCGCACGAGCGGCGCGAACACCGGATGGACGTACTGGGGGCCGCGGCGCTGGCCCTGTTCCTGGTGCCGCTGCTGATCGTGGCCGAACAAGGCCGCTCCTGGGGCTGGACCGCGCCGGTCTCCCTCGTCCTCTTCGCGCTGGGCGCGGCCGGACTGGCGCTGTTCATCCCCGTCGAGCTGCGGCGCGGCGACGAGGCCGTACTGCCGCTGCGGCTGTTCCGGCGGGGCGGCATCGCCCTGTGCTCGGCGGTCAACTTCACGATCGGCGTCGGCATCTTCGGTACGGTCACCACCCTGCCGCTCTTCCTCCAACTGGTGCAGGGGCGGACGCCGACCGAGGCGGGGCTGGTGGTCATCCCGTTCATGGTGGGCACCATCGCCTCCCAGGTGGTGTCCGGCAAACTGATCGCGGACTCGGGCCGGTTCAAGAAGCTCGCCGTCGTGGGCCTGGGTTCCATGGCCGGAGCGCTGCTGACGCTCGCCGCGGCCGGCCCCGCGACCCCGATGTGGGGTATCACGCTGACCGTCGGCTGGCTGGGCATCGGCATCGGACTGTCCCAGACCGTCATCACCCTGGCCATGCAGAACGCGGCGCCCAAGAGCCAGCTCGGGGTGGCGAACGGCGCGTCCGGCCTGTGCCGGCAGATCGGCGGCTCCACCGGCATCGCGGTCCTGTTCTCCGTCCTGTTCTCGGTGGCGCTCGGCCGCCTGGCCGACCTGCTGCACTCCGGCCGCTTCAAGGCCCTCCTCACGGACCCGTCGGTCACCGGGGACCCCGCCAACCACCGCTTTCTGGCCATGGTCGATCCGGGGCGCGGTACGGGCATCGACCTGGACGACACGTCCCTGCTCCAGGGCATCGACAGCAGGCTGGCGCAGTCGGTCACCGAGTCCTTCGCCCACGGCTTCCACGTCGTGTTCCTCGCGGCCGGAGCCGTGCTGCTGGCCGGTTTCGTCCTCACCTGGTTCCTGCGCGAACTCGACGACGGCACCCGGACACCGGAGCGCGCGCTGCGAGCAGTCAAGTAG
- a CDS encoding GDSL-type esterase/lipase family protein has translation MHDNNWTTTPITDDLLRGALDVERTEEGVLPHRLPAWARAQNTDGQLAMAESQPSGVRLAFRTRATALELDTRPTKRVYTGVPPRPDGVYELLVDGRPAGRTSVTGGNTLTIDMSAGTAEHRPGPAGTLRFDGLSGELKDVEIWLPHNETTELLALRTDAPVEPAPDRGRAVWLHHGSSISHGSDAAGPTTIWPALAASLGGVDLVNLGLAGSALLDPFTARTMRDTPADLISVKIGINVVNADLMRLRAFGPAVHGFLDTIREGHPTTPLLVVSPILCPIHEDTPGPSAPDFSEISTGQLRFRAAGDPAERAAGKLTLNVIREELARIVAQRAAEDPHLHHLDGRELYGEADFAELPLPDGLHPDAAAHRRIGERFAKLAFADGGAFANRNGGA, from the coding sequence ATGCACGACAACAACTGGACCACCACCCCCATCACCGACGACCTCCTCCGCGGCGCCCTCGACGTGGAGCGCACCGAGGAGGGCGTGCTGCCGCACCGGCTGCCCGCCTGGGCCCGCGCCCAGAACACCGACGGACAACTGGCCATGGCCGAGTCCCAACCCTCCGGCGTACGGCTGGCCTTCCGCACCCGGGCGACCGCCCTCGAACTGGACACCCGGCCCACCAAGCGGGTCTACACGGGCGTCCCGCCCCGTCCGGACGGCGTGTACGAGCTGCTCGTCGACGGCCGTCCGGCCGGGCGGACGAGTGTCACGGGCGGCAACACGCTGACCATCGACATGTCCGCCGGAACCGCCGAACACCGGCCCGGTCCGGCCGGCACCCTGCGCTTCGACGGCCTGTCCGGCGAGCTCAAGGACGTCGAGATCTGGCTGCCGCACAACGAGACGACCGAACTCCTCGCCCTGCGCACCGACGCTCCCGTCGAGCCCGCGCCGGACCGGGGCCGCGCGGTGTGGCTGCACCACGGCAGTTCGATCAGCCACGGTTCCGACGCCGCCGGCCCGACCACGATCTGGCCCGCGCTGGCCGCCTCCCTGGGCGGCGTGGACCTCGTCAACCTGGGGCTGGCCGGCAGCGCGCTGCTCGACCCGTTCACCGCCCGGACGATGCGGGACACGCCCGCCGACCTGATCAGCGTCAAGATCGGCATCAATGTGGTCAACGCCGACCTGATGCGGCTGCGCGCCTTCGGGCCCGCCGTCCACGGGTTCCTCGACACCATCCGCGAGGGCCACCCCACCACCCCGCTGCTGGTCGTCTCCCCCATCCTGTGCCCGATCCACGAGGACACCCCGGGGCCCAGCGCCCCGGACTTCTCCGAGATCAGCACCGGGCAGCTCCGCTTCCGGGCCGCGGGCGACCCGGCGGAACGCGCGGCCGGGAAGCTGACCCTGAACGTCATCCGGGAGGAACTGGCCCGGATCGTGGCGCAGCGGGCGGCCGAGGACCCGCATCTGCACCACCTCGACGGCCGCGAGCTGTACGGCGAGGCGGACTTCGCCGAGCTGCCGCTGCCCGACGGCCTGCACCCGGACGCCGCCGCCCACCGCCGGATCGGCGAACGTTTCGCCAAGCTCGCCTTCGCCGACGGCGGCGCCTTCGCGAACCGGAACGGCGGCGCCTGA
- a CDS encoding DoxX family protein → MTCFDRRDLGLLILRVGTGGVLAAHGAQKLFGWFGGGGLEGTGQFMESVGYAPGKANATIAGLTEAGGGILLALGLATPAAGAAAAGAMAGAAAVHTPNGFFAQSGGYEHPAFLGLTATGLSITGPGRISLDHALGHSVNRGWMVPAALAVTGAATALVVGARNKRAARQVAGDGQE, encoded by the coding sequence GTGACCTGTTTCGACCGACGTGACCTCGGCCTGCTGATCCTGCGCGTGGGTACTGGCGGCGTGCTGGCCGCGCACGGCGCGCAGAAGCTCTTCGGCTGGTTCGGCGGTGGCGGCCTTGAGGGCACCGGCCAGTTCATGGAGTCCGTCGGCTACGCGCCGGGCAAGGCCAACGCCACGATCGCCGGACTCACCGAGGCCGGCGGCGGCATACTGCTGGCGCTAGGACTGGCTACCCCCGCCGCCGGCGCCGCCGCGGCAGGCGCGATGGCGGGCGCCGCCGCCGTGCACACCCCGAACGGCTTCTTCGCGCAGAGCGGCGGCTACGAGCACCCGGCCTTCCTCGGGCTGACGGCCACTGGACTGAGCATCACCGGCCCTGGCCGGATCTCCCTCGACCACGCCCTCGGCCACTCCGTCAACCGCGGCTGGATGGTCCCGGCGGCCCTCGCGGTGACCGGAGCGGCCACGGCACTGGTCGTGGGCGCACGCAACAAGCGGGCCGCCCGGCAGGTGGCGGGGGACGGGCAGGAGTGA